In Sutterella faecalis, a genomic segment contains:
- the rimO gene encoding 30S ribosomal protein S12 methylthiotransferase RimO, which yields MTRHIPVVGFVSLGCPKALVDTERIVTELRARGYRIGSTYKDADLVIVNTCGFVNEAVEESLGAISEALKENGHVIVCGCLGGRKEADGSNYVLARMPKVIGVTGPDSVDEVLRMVEGVLPRPHDPWDDLVPAAGVRLTPRHYAYLKISEGCNHHCTFCIIPNLRGTLLSRPIGDIVREAENLKAAGVKELLVISQDTAAYGVDKRYKLDFAGGRPVHTRLLDLCRELGRLNIWTRLHYVYPYPSVDDVVPLMAEGLVLPYLDVPFQHAHPRILKLMKRPACGEKNLERIAAWRKACPDITIRSTFIAGFPGETEEEFQYLLDFLKEAELDRVGCFAYSPVEGAKANDLPGALPDEVREERRRRLMELQAEISLKKLARRIGKVEDVIIDEEPDEDGVAVGRTKSDAPDIDGVCYVTTERSLKPGDIVRVKITANEEHDLIGREAAEEP from the coding sequence ATGACTCGGCATATTCCCGTTGTCGGCTTTGTTTCCCTCGGCTGCCCCAAGGCGCTCGTCGATACGGAGCGCATCGTGACGGAGCTGCGCGCCCGCGGCTATCGCATCGGCTCGACCTACAAGGATGCCGATCTCGTCATCGTTAATACCTGCGGCTTTGTGAATGAGGCCGTGGAAGAGAGTCTCGGCGCGATTTCCGAGGCGCTGAAGGAAAACGGGCACGTGATCGTCTGCGGGTGCCTCGGCGGGCGCAAGGAAGCCGACGGCTCCAACTACGTCCTCGCCCGGATGCCGAAGGTGATCGGCGTCACGGGTCCCGACAGCGTCGACGAAGTGCTTCGCATGGTCGAGGGAGTGCTTCCGCGCCCGCACGACCCCTGGGACGATCTGGTTCCGGCGGCGGGCGTAAGGCTCACGCCCAGGCACTATGCCTACCTCAAGATTTCCGAGGGCTGCAACCATCACTGCACCTTCTGCATCATCCCGAATCTGCGTGGCACGCTCCTTTCGCGCCCGATCGGCGACATCGTGCGCGAGGCGGAAAACCTCAAGGCTGCGGGCGTGAAGGAGCTTCTCGTCATCAGCCAGGACACGGCCGCCTACGGCGTCGACAAGCGCTACAAGCTCGACTTTGCGGGCGGAAGGCCCGTTCACACGCGCCTTCTCGACCTCTGCCGCGAACTCGGGCGCCTCAACATCTGGACGCGCCTCCATTACGTTTATCCGTACCCGAGCGTCGACGACGTGGTGCCGCTCATGGCCGAGGGCCTCGTTCTGCCGTATCTCGACGTGCCCTTCCAGCATGCGCATCCGCGGATCCTGAAGCTCATGAAGCGTCCGGCCTGCGGCGAAAAGAACCTCGAGCGCATTGCTGCCTGGCGAAAGGCCTGCCCGGACATCACGATCCGCTCGACCTTCATTGCGGGCTTCCCCGGAGAGACGGAAGAAGAGTTCCAGTATCTCCTCGACTTTCTGAAGGAAGCGGAGCTCGACCGCGTCGGGTGCTTCGCGTATTCGCCGGTCGAGGGCGCAAAGGCCAATGACCTTCCCGGGGCGCTCCCCGACGAAGTGCGCGAGGAGCGCCGCCGCCGTCTGATGGAGCTTCAGGCGGAGATTTCCTTAAAGAAGCTCGCCCGCCGCATCGGCAAGGTCGAGGACGTCATCATCGACGAAGAGCCTGATGAGGACGGCGTCGCCGTCGGCCGCACGAAGTCGGATGCCCCCGACATCGACGGCGTCTGCTACGTGACGACGGAGAGGAGCCTTAAGCCCGGCGACATCGTCCGCGTGAAGATCACCGCGAACGAGGAGCACGACCTGATCGGGCGCGAGGCAGCGGAAGAGCCGTAA